A region from the Lycium barbarum isolate Lr01 chromosome 8, ASM1917538v2, whole genome shotgun sequence genome encodes:
- the LOC132607274 gene encoding uncharacterized protein LOC132607274 isoform X2 translates to MAEQKEETKVNQKSHSFVEVICKCTGKTWRFAAGTEAKFALKFINSSRIDSILANTPVTYIEAVKDGEVPVIFGPNSILVNYGKGWKLQPATETTTVFSRGMPDDYAAVRPTYVPPASDNSHSERRKSQAALSPIYIGKILLVFILMFLIGAVFTLFLDNLPQLLSRYGLDH, encoded by the exons ATGGCAGAGCAGAAAGAAGAAACAAAAGTCAACCAAAAATCTCATTCT TTTGTGGAAGTGATTTGCAAATGTACTGGCAAGACTTGGCGATTTGCTGCTGGAACAGAGGCAAAATTTGCGCTGAAATTTATCAATAGCAGTAGGATTGATTCTATCTTGGCAAACACACCTGTAACCTACATTGAAGCTGTCAAAGATGGGGAAGTGCCTGTGATTTTTGGTCCCAATTCAATTCTTGTGAATTATGGCAAAGGATGGAAATTGCAGCCAGCCACTGAGACTACAA CAGTTTTTTCCAGAGGGATGCCTGATGACTACGCAGCAGTGCGACCAacatatgttcctccg GCTTCGGACAACTCACATTCTGAAAGGAGAAAATCACAAGCTGCTCTAAGCCCTATCTACATCGGAAAGATATTGCTTGTATTTATTCTAATGTTTTTGATTGGTGCCGTCTTCACCTTGTTTCTGGATAACCTTCCACAGCTATTATCT agatatgggcTCGACCATTGA
- the LOC132607274 gene encoding uncharacterized protein LOC132607274 isoform X3, with translation MAEQKEETKVNQKSHSFVEVICKCTGKTWRFAAGTEAKFALKFINSSRIDSILANTPVTYIEAVKDGEVPVIFGPNSILVNYGKGWKLQPATETTIFSRGMPDDYAAVRPTYVPPASDNSHSERRKSQAALSPIYIGKILLVFILMFLIGAVFTLFLDNLPQLLSRYGLDK, from the exons ATGGCAGAGCAGAAAGAAGAAACAAAAGTCAACCAAAAATCTCATTCT TTTGTGGAAGTGATTTGCAAATGTACTGGCAAGACTTGGCGATTTGCTGCTGGAACAGAGGCAAAATTTGCGCTGAAATTTATCAATAGCAGTAGGATTGATTCTATCTTGGCAAACACACCTGTAACCTACATTGAAGCTGTCAAAGATGGGGAAGTGCCTGTGATTTTTGGTCCCAATTCAATTCTTGTGAATTATGGCAAAGGATGGAAATTGCAGCCAGCCACTGAGACTACAA TTTTTTCCAGAGGGATGCCTGATGACTACGCAGCAGTGCGACCAacatatgttcctccg GCTTCGGACAACTCACATTCTGAAAGGAGAAAATCACAAGCTGCTCTAAGCCCTATCTACATCGGAAAGATATTGCTTGTATTTATTCTAATGTTTTTGATTGGTGCCGTCTTCACCTTGTTTCTGGATAACCTTCCACAGCTATTATCTAGATATGGGCTcgacaagtga
- the LOC132607277 gene encoding probable zinc metalloprotease EGY1, chloroplastic isoform X1, with the protein MGTLTSCSFSTMNLRFRIHPPKISYNFNQNIHMKKMYKRNLGRLIIRCSSSGGGGNGNSNNNNNGSNSDGKLEKDSSSSSNLATVTEENTEERNDKVTDSEDSPVSISSRPTISTIESTYNNFQVDSFKLMELLGPEKVDPSDVKIIKDKLFGYSTFWVIREEPFGDFAEGILFLGNLRGKREDVFAKLQSQLSEIMGDKYNLFMVEEPNSEGPDPRGGPRVSFGMLRKEVSEPSPTTLWQYVIAFLLFLLTIGSSVELGIASQITRLPPEVVKYFTDPNAIEPPDMQLLVPFVDSALPLAYGVLGVQLFHEIGHFLAAFPRNVKLSIPYFIPNITLGSFGAITQFKSILPDRKAKVDISLAGPFAGAALSSSMFAVGLLLSSNPAATGDLVQVPSTLFQGSLLLGLISRATLGYGTMHGALVSIHPLVIAGWCGLTTSAFNMLPVGCLDGGRAVQGAFGKGSLIGFGLATYSLLGLGVLGGPLSLPWGLYVLICQRTPEKPCLNDVTEVGTWRKAALGVAIFLVLLTLLPVWDELAEELGIGLVTTF; encoded by the exons atgGGAACCTTAACGAGTTGTAGTTTCAGTACAATGAACTTAAGGTTCCGTATTCACCCTCCAAAAATCAGTTATAATTTCAATCAAAATATCCATATGAAGAAAATGTACAAACGCAATTTGGGTAGATTAATTATTAGGTGTAGTAGTAGCGGTGGTGGTGGAAATGGAAatagcaataataataataatgggagCAATAGTGATGGGAAACTGGAaaaagattcttcttcttcttccaatttGGCAACTGTAACTGAAGAGAACACTGAGGAAAGAAACGATAAGGTGACTGATTCTGAGGATTCTCCGGTGTCGATTTCTTCACGT CCAACAATATCCACTATTGAATCAACTTATAATAATTTCCAAGTAGATTCTTTTAAGTTGATGGAACTTCTTGGACCAGAAAAGGTTGATCCCAGTGATGTGAAGATCATTAAGGACAAGTTATTTGGCTACTCTACTTTTTGGGTGATTAGAGAAGAACCATTTGGAGATTTTGCAGAGGGCATTCTTTTCCTTGGGAATCTTAGAGGAAAAAGGGAGGATGTTTTTGCCAAACTTCAGAGTCAATTATCAGAAATTATGGGTGATAAGTACAACCTGTTCATGGTGGAGGAACCTAATTCAGAGGGGCCAGACCCGCGTGGTGGGCCCAGAGTCAGCTTTGGTATGCTGCGAAAAGAAGTTTCTGAACCAAGTCCAACAACTCTCTGGCAATATGTAATTGCTTTTCTGTTGTTCCTTCTCACGATTGGTTCCTCTGTGGAGCTAGGAATTGCGTCTCAG ATAACTCGCCTTCCTCCTGAGGTAGTTAAGTACTTTACGGATCCAAATGCTATTGAACCACCAGATATGCAGCTTTTAGTACCGTTTGTGGATTCTGCTCTACCTCTGGCATATGGTGTGTTGGGTGTGCAGTTATTTCAT GAAATTGGGCATTTTCTGGCTGCATTTCCAAGAAATGTGAAACTAAGCATTCCTTACTTTATTCCAAACATCACCCTTGGAAGCTTTGGAGCAATCACTCAG TTCAAATCTATTCTTCCTGATCGCAAAGCAAAGGTAGACATTTCTCTTGCGGGTCCCTTTGCTGGTGCTGCATTGTCTTCTTCCATGTTTGCGGTTGGCCTGTTGCTGTCATCCAATCCCGCTGCTACTGGAGATTTGGTTCAGGTTCCTAGCACACTTTTTCAGGGCTCTTTGCTTCTTGGACTTATTAGCAGAGCCACTCTTGGTTATGG AACAATGCATGGAGCATTGGTTTCAATCCATCCTCTTGTGATTGCTGGCTG GTGTGGTTTGACTACATCAGCTTTCAATATGCTTCCAGTTGGATGTCTTGATGGTGGGAGAGCTGTGCAG GGAGCCTTTGGGAAAGGTTCACTAATTGGTTTTGGTTTGGCAACGTACTCACTTCTGGGTTTAGGCGTG CTTGGTGGACCTCTATCACTTCCTTGGGGATTATATGTTCTTATATGTCAG AGGACACCGGAGAAACCTTGCTTGAACGATGTAACAGAGGTCGGAACTTGGAGAAAAGCAGCTCTTGGTGTGGCTATATTCCTTGTATTATTGACTCTCCTTCCTGTATGGGATGAACTTGCAGAGGAGCTTGGCATAGGCCTTGTAACCACCTTTTGA
- the LOC132607274 gene encoding uncharacterized protein LOC132607274 isoform X1 gives MAEQKEETKVNQKSHSFVEVICKCTGKTWRFAAGTEAKFALKFINSSRIDSILANTPVTYIEAVKDGEVPVIFGPNSILVNYGKGWKLQPATETTTVFSRGMPDDYAAVRPTYVPPASDNSHSERRKSQAALSPIYIGKILLVFILMFLIGAVFTLFLDNLPQLLSRYGLDK, from the exons ATGGCAGAGCAGAAAGAAGAAACAAAAGTCAACCAAAAATCTCATTCT TTTGTGGAAGTGATTTGCAAATGTACTGGCAAGACTTGGCGATTTGCTGCTGGAACAGAGGCAAAATTTGCGCTGAAATTTATCAATAGCAGTAGGATTGATTCTATCTTGGCAAACACACCTGTAACCTACATTGAAGCTGTCAAAGATGGGGAAGTGCCTGTGATTTTTGGTCCCAATTCAATTCTTGTGAATTATGGCAAAGGATGGAAATTGCAGCCAGCCACTGAGACTACAA CAGTTTTTTCCAGAGGGATGCCTGATGACTACGCAGCAGTGCGACCAacatatgttcctccg GCTTCGGACAACTCACATTCTGAAAGGAGAAAATCACAAGCTGCTCTAAGCCCTATCTACATCGGAAAGATATTGCTTGTATTTATTCTAATGTTTTTGATTGGTGCCGTCTTCACCTTGTTTCTGGATAACCTTCCACAGCTATTATCTAGATATGGGCTcgacaagtga
- the LOC132607277 gene encoding probable zinc metalloprotease EGY1, chloroplastic isoform X2 — translation MGTLTSCSFSTMNLRFRIHPPKISYNFNQNIHMKKMYKRNLGRLIIRCSSSGGGGNGNSNNNNNGSNSDGKLEKDSSSSSNLATVTEENTEERNDKPTISTIESTYNNFQVDSFKLMELLGPEKVDPSDVKIIKDKLFGYSTFWVIREEPFGDFAEGILFLGNLRGKREDVFAKLQSQLSEIMGDKYNLFMVEEPNSEGPDPRGGPRVSFGMLRKEVSEPSPTTLWQYVIAFLLFLLTIGSSVELGIASQITRLPPEVVKYFTDPNAIEPPDMQLLVPFVDSALPLAYGVLGVQLFHEIGHFLAAFPRNVKLSIPYFIPNITLGSFGAITQFKSILPDRKAKVDISLAGPFAGAALSSSMFAVGLLLSSNPAATGDLVQVPSTLFQGSLLLGLISRATLGYGTMHGALVSIHPLVIAGWCGLTTSAFNMLPVGCLDGGRAVQGAFGKGSLIGFGLATYSLLGLGVLGGPLSLPWGLYVLICQRTPEKPCLNDVTEVGTWRKAALGVAIFLVLLTLLPVWDELAEELGIGLVTTF, via the exons atgGGAACCTTAACGAGTTGTAGTTTCAGTACAATGAACTTAAGGTTCCGTATTCACCCTCCAAAAATCAGTTATAATTTCAATCAAAATATCCATATGAAGAAAATGTACAAACGCAATTTGGGTAGATTAATTATTAGGTGTAGTAGTAGCGGTGGTGGTGGAAATGGAAatagcaataataataataatgggagCAATAGTGATGGGAAACTGGAaaaagattcttcttcttcttccaatttGGCAACTGTAACTGAAGAGAACACTGAGGAAAGAAACGATAAG CCAACAATATCCACTATTGAATCAACTTATAATAATTTCCAAGTAGATTCTTTTAAGTTGATGGAACTTCTTGGACCAGAAAAGGTTGATCCCAGTGATGTGAAGATCATTAAGGACAAGTTATTTGGCTACTCTACTTTTTGGGTGATTAGAGAAGAACCATTTGGAGATTTTGCAGAGGGCATTCTTTTCCTTGGGAATCTTAGAGGAAAAAGGGAGGATGTTTTTGCCAAACTTCAGAGTCAATTATCAGAAATTATGGGTGATAAGTACAACCTGTTCATGGTGGAGGAACCTAATTCAGAGGGGCCAGACCCGCGTGGTGGGCCCAGAGTCAGCTTTGGTATGCTGCGAAAAGAAGTTTCTGAACCAAGTCCAACAACTCTCTGGCAATATGTAATTGCTTTTCTGTTGTTCCTTCTCACGATTGGTTCCTCTGTGGAGCTAGGAATTGCGTCTCAG ATAACTCGCCTTCCTCCTGAGGTAGTTAAGTACTTTACGGATCCAAATGCTATTGAACCACCAGATATGCAGCTTTTAGTACCGTTTGTGGATTCTGCTCTACCTCTGGCATATGGTGTGTTGGGTGTGCAGTTATTTCAT GAAATTGGGCATTTTCTGGCTGCATTTCCAAGAAATGTGAAACTAAGCATTCCTTACTTTATTCCAAACATCACCCTTGGAAGCTTTGGAGCAATCACTCAG TTCAAATCTATTCTTCCTGATCGCAAAGCAAAGGTAGACATTTCTCTTGCGGGTCCCTTTGCTGGTGCTGCATTGTCTTCTTCCATGTTTGCGGTTGGCCTGTTGCTGTCATCCAATCCCGCTGCTACTGGAGATTTGGTTCAGGTTCCTAGCACACTTTTTCAGGGCTCTTTGCTTCTTGGACTTATTAGCAGAGCCACTCTTGGTTATGG AACAATGCATGGAGCATTGGTTTCAATCCATCCTCTTGTGATTGCTGGCTG GTGTGGTTTGACTACATCAGCTTTCAATATGCTTCCAGTTGGATGTCTTGATGGTGGGAGAGCTGTGCAG GGAGCCTTTGGGAAAGGTTCACTAATTGGTTTTGGTTTGGCAACGTACTCACTTCTGGGTTTAGGCGTG CTTGGTGGACCTCTATCACTTCCTTGGGGATTATATGTTCTTATATGTCAG AGGACACCGGAGAAACCTTGCTTGAACGATGTAACAGAGGTCGGAACTTGGAGAAAAGCAGCTCTTGGTGTGGCTATATTCCTTGTATTATTGACTCTCCTTCCTGTATGGGATGAACTTGCAGAGGAGCTTGGCATAGGCCTTGTAACCACCTTTTGA